The Dermochelys coriacea isolate rDerCor1 chromosome 12, rDerCor1.pri.v4, whole genome shotgun sequence genome has a window encoding:
- the TPPP3 gene encoding tubulin polymerization-promoting protein family member 3, with protein sequence MAGSTDVAALEESFRKFAIYGDTKATGQEMTGKNWAKLCKECKVMDGKGVTSTDVDIVFSKVKGKTARVISYEEFKKALEELAPKRFKGKSKEEAFESICQLVAGKEPTNVGVTKAATGGAVDRLTDTTKYTGSHKERFDESGKGKGKSGRENIVDTSGYVGAYKNAGTYDAKVKK encoded by the exons ATGGCTGGAAGCACTGACGTGGCAGCTCTGGAAGAGAGCTTCCGGAAGTTTGCAATCTATGGAGACACCAAAGCTACAGGGCAAGAAATGACTGGGAAAAACTGGGCCAAACTGTGCAAGGAGTGTAAAGTAATGGATGGCAAAGGGGTCACCAGCACGGACGTGGACATCGTCTTCTCCAAAGTGAA AGGGAAGACAGCCAGAGTCATTAGTTACGAGGAATTCAAAAAGGCCCTAGAGGAGCTGGCCCCAAAGAGGTTTAAGGGCAAGAGCAAGGAGGAAGCATTCGAATCTATCTGCCAGCTGGTGGCAGGGAAGGAACCGACCAACGTAGGCGTCACT AAAGCTGCGACGGGCGGGGCGGTGGACAGGCTGACGGACACTACCAAGTACACGGGCTCGCACAAGGAGCGCTTCGATGAGAGTGGCAAGGGCAAAGGGAAGAGTGGGCGGGAGAACATCGTAGACACCAGCGGTTATGTGGGGGCCTACAAGAATGCAGGCACCTACGATGCAAAAGTGAAGAAATAG